From one Luteipulveratus mongoliensis genomic stretch:
- a CDS encoding esterase/lipase family protein: MSRTPRLRRKTAFGLAAIGVSAGLVAATATPAHAADLPEQGVPAALYNYAFAPNATAGANDWSCKPTAEHPHPVILLPGTFFNIGANFVKAGPRLKNEGYCTFAMNYGMTATSFGRVGGLGAIKGSAGELDAFVTKVLASTGASKVDIIGHSQGGSVPTWWIKKMGGASKTAHFVGWAPSGRGTSLNGIATLANSLGLMGFVTGLSNVGQFPGVIDQTTSSDYTKELFPNGSSDMPAGPKYTVISTKRDTVVTPYTTQTLSAPDVNNIVLQNKCPWDQAGHIGLFNDGPTLQMTLNALEDGPKSFQPSCTDFGVPFL; the protein is encoded by the coding sequence GTGTCTCGAACCCCACGCCTGCGCCGAAAGACCGCCTTCGGACTCGCCGCGATCGGGGTGTCGGCGGGCCTGGTGGCCGCGACGGCGACCCCGGCCCATGCGGCCGACCTCCCCGAGCAGGGCGTGCCGGCGGCGCTCTACAACTATGCGTTCGCTCCCAACGCGACCGCCGGGGCCAACGACTGGAGCTGCAAGCCCACGGCCGAGCACCCGCACCCGGTGATCCTGCTGCCCGGGACGTTCTTCAACATCGGCGCCAACTTCGTGAAGGCCGGCCCCAGGCTGAAGAACGAGGGCTACTGCACGTTCGCCATGAACTACGGGATGACCGCGACATCGTTCGGTCGCGTGGGTGGCCTCGGCGCCATCAAGGGCTCGGCCGGCGAGCTGGATGCCTTCGTCACCAAGGTGCTCGCCTCGACCGGAGCCTCCAAGGTCGACATCATCGGCCACTCCCAGGGCGGCAGTGTCCCGACCTGGTGGATCAAGAAGATGGGCGGCGCGAGCAAGACGGCGCACTTCGTCGGCTGGGCGCCCTCAGGGCGTGGGACGAGCCTCAACGGCATCGCGACGCTCGCCAACAGCCTGGGACTCATGGGCTTCGTCACCGGCCTCTCCAACGTCGGGCAGTTCCCGGGTGTCATCGACCAGACCACCAGCAGCGACTACACCAAGGAGCTGTTCCCGAACGGCAGCAGCGACATGCCGGCCGGGCCGAAGTACACCGTCATCTCGACGAAGCGGGACACCGTGGTCACGCCGTACACGACCCAGACGCTGTCGGCTCCGGACGTCAACAACATCGTGCTCCAGAACAAGTGCCCCTGGGACCAGGCCGGTCACATCGGGCTCTTCAACGACGGGCCGACCCTCCAGATGACGCTCAACGCGCTCGAGGACGGACCGAAGAGCTTCCAGCCCTCCTGCACCGACTTCGGCGTGCCGTTCCTCTGA